A region of the Oceanihabitans sp. IOP_32 genome:
TACCAAGAATGGCATTACAAAATTTAAAGCTATGGACGAATCCGACACATCGCTATTTAGAGAAGACAACAACAGCTTACACCAAGAAGGAAAGAAAATTTTATATGCAAAAAATTATGAGAAAATAAAGTATAAGCTATTACCCTATTCTATAAAAAAAGACCTAGGAACACTAGTTCAAGGACCTTTAGGCAAGGGAGCTGATATAACCAATAATTACCATTCCCCAAAGTGGTCTATTTTAAAAGAATTTTGGCCAGAATTGTTTCAAAGAGAACAACAAGCAATAAATTTTGGGGAATTGCCGAGTTAAAGCCATACACATTTGCAATTCGCTGAAGCCAAGCAAAAGCCCAAAATTGCAAAAGAGTATGGCTTTGCCAACGCTGATTGACAATAGGAATGAAAAAAGCCAGCAGAGAACAATGTGTATAAGTAATAGCGGTTTAAGTGATAGAACAAAAGGAAAAACATAAAACAAAGGTCAGTACAAAACCGAAAGGTTTGTGAGTAGAAATCCGCTACTACTCATACACGAGAACGTTGTGCCCAATGGTTGAAAATCCGAGCTGAAGAGATTAAGTCATTGGCTGACAGTAATGGAGAATTTCAGCAAAATAGCCAATTTATTGATTGACAATCTATTTCACGATTGAGGTTTTGCCTTGGTTTGACTGTCATCCGCCGACTTAAAATATTTTTTTTGGCTTGACTCTCAACGATTGAATGGAAAACGGGCTGAATTTAAGCTTCACTGAAAACTGAAATTTAGCAAAGCGGGTTTGAATAAAAGGGTTGAATTGAAATTCTGAATGCAATGAATGTTTTCGGTTTTTTGGGGTGTCGAACGACGAGGAAAGTATCTTGATTAATTTATCCGAAAACCGAATTTTAATGTGCTAATTTCAATCTGAATATTCTTAAGATTAACCCGTTCGGAGAATTGAATTACATACTTAAATCAGCCCTTGAAAGAGTTGGATTAAAGAATTCCTCGGCTGGAAAAAAATATTAGAGCGACCACGAAATCCTTGCGCTGAATATATTGGATAGAATCTGAATTTACGGTGGCAGGTTTTGCGTAGTCTTTGAATTTATCGACAAATGTTCAATCGCTCGTATTTATTGACGAAGAAAAGAAACCACAGGGCACAACAAAGGGTGTAAAAAATGCTGGTTTCTAGGCTGTAATCGGTAACTTTTCGTTCCAATTTAGCTTTTTACTGTGGGATAATGACGATGTTCCAATCTCCAGCACTTTCCACACCCTCAGCCGTTGTGCAACATTTACGAAAAAACTTACATTAGAACAAAAAATAAACTGAATGAAAAGAATATTATTTACAATCGCTTTGTGCGGAATGACTTTAATCGCTAAATCTCAAACCGCAAGTGTGGAAAAATCTACTTATGGAATTCAAACTGGATTTTTAGGAATTTGGGCTCATAACGAATCTAAATTGACTAATTCCATAGCGTTACGAACTGAAATTGGATTTGATAGCGGAATTTGGGGTGGAGATTTCTACGATGGAACTGGATTTTTAATGACACCTGTTATCACTCTCGAACCACGACTTTACTACAACCTGAATAAAAGAGTGAAAAAGTCACGTAGGATTGACGGAAATAGCGGTAATTTTATTTCATTGAAAACGAGTTATCATCCTGATTGGTTTGTTATTTCTAATACTGATAATGTTAGTGTAATAAGTGATATTTCGATTGTACCAACTTGGGGAATAAGAAGAAACATCGGAAAACATTTTACGTACGAAACTGGCATCGGAATTGGATATCGCTACATATTTGCGAAACAAGCTGGATTTTCAGAAAACGAAGGCGAAGCAACTGCGAATTTACATTTAAGAATAGGATATAGATTTTAGACCGAATAAAAAACGTTGCACAATAACTAAGCATTCGTGTGGTCGGTACGACCCAACATGAATGCCGTGTTGACTGAACCGGTGTTTGTCGGTTCGCCCTTATGGGGAATGGTCTGTTTTGGATTGGATTTTTAGGAGTTGGTTTTTCTAAAATTTGATGCACCAATTTATTGAGAATGATCCGATTTTTCGTACTAGTTGATTATTGCTTGATTGGCTTTATCTCTTATAAGATCTTTGCTTATTTTTAAAGCAAATTCATCTACTTTCTTCCATGACGTATACTCTATAGCTTTATTGGTTTTTGTAGGGCCTTTTGTTAATTTCATAATGAATTTAATCATTAATTTATCTAAAAAAGAGTATGCGCTATAGTCTAATTTACCAGCAAATACTTCTGTGTAATCTGGATTCCAACTCGTGTTTTTAATAAATTTTATAAAATACGGATTGGTGTTTGGTGAATTTTTATCCGCTTTTCTAGCGACTAGATTTACTGAGAAAAAAGCCGTTTTAATGTTTTTAAAATAGGGTTTATTTTCTTTAACAAACTTATATACTTGCTCATTATGTTTACCGTACCTCACACTAGCTCCAATTATTAAGGTGTGAAATTTTGACAAATCGGCGTTAAAATTTTCGATTGGAAACCACGTTGTCTCTATTTGTTTATCGTTAAAGGATTTGTATAATCGTTCACAGATTTTTTTTGTTTGTCCATCTACAGAAGAATAAATAATTCCAACGTTTTGTTGCATGTTTTTGTTCGTTATTTTAAGGTATTTAATAATTTTTTTAAGTATTCTTACAACTTCATAAGATGAATATCTTACTTCATGTATAAAACTTAAATAAACTACATTTAATTTTTTAACAAGGTGTCTGGGAAATTCGCTTTAAACTTTTTTAATCGAGGTATAGACACATTTTTTATATAGGAATTATTTGGGTTACGTTTTTCGTAATCTTGATGATAGTCTTCAGCTATCCAAAATTTTTGAAAAGGGTAGACCTCTGCGGCAATAGTAACATTAAGTTTTTTAGCTAACGTATTCTTTTTGTTTATAATAATTTGTTTTTGAGATTCATTTTGATAAAAAATTATTGACCGGTATTGCGAGCCGTGATCTGGCCCCTGTCCGTTTACCTGGCTAATATTTTGAGAAGCGAAATACACGTCTACTAAGGTTTCAAAACTCACTATTTTTGGGTCGTAAATAACTTCAACAGCCTCTGCATGGCCAGTAGTACCCGTATTACTAGATTGGTATGTTGGGTTTTTTGTATATCCTCCTGCATATCCCGAAACAGCCTCATGAACGCCCTTTACACTCTCATAAATGGCCTCAACGCACCAAAAGCATCCGCTGGCAAAATAAGCACGTGCTTTACCATTTTTAATTGGAACTTCTATAGGTTCTGCATTAATTATAGCTTGTTGTTTTTTGTTGATTTGTGCCGAATTCTGACAGCTAAAAAATAAGCTAATAATAGCTAAGCACGTTAATTTTTTCATGGTTGTAATTTATTTGCTTTTTAAAATAGTTTTATAAAAATACAAAACCTTATTTGTAAGGGTTTTAAAATTAACATAATGTTTATGTTGTTGGGATATCGAGGAGGTGGCTCAATAACATAAGTGAATGTAACCCATAGCATTTTACAAGAAGAGTAAACCTGTTAAAATCTGCTTCTTGTGGGTTAAAGATTACAAATTATTTTGTCTTTATCATCTTTTAGTTGATTGTCCTGCCGCTCAAAACGATTTCAACTAATACTCGAATCGACCATAGAGGGATAAAACCACTTATAGGGCATAAAAAAAACCTTCGAAAGGAAGGTTTTTAGAATATAGGTTTAGAATGGAACTAAAGTTTTGAGAACATTTTTTCCATTTTTGCTTTTTGCTCTTCTGCTAAAGCTGTATCAACTAAAATTCGTCCACTATGCTCGTCTGTAATCACTCTTTTACGAGAAGCGATCTCCACTTGAACTTGCGGTGGAATTGTGAAGAACGATCCTCCTGAGGCACCTCTTTCAATAGGCACAACAGCTAAACCGTTTTTAACATTTTTGCGAATTCTATTATATGCAGCAACTAATCGGGCTTCGATTTGTTTTTTGTAGTCTTCTGATTTTGAAATTAAAGCTTGTTCTTCTTTTTCAGTTTCTGCTAAGATAGCATCTAATTCATCTTTCTTGTGTTTTAGATGACTTTCACGCTGTTTAACACGCTCTTTAGTTTCTGCAATAACTTGCTTTTTCTGCTCTATTTGAACTTTAAATTCTTTTATATGTTTTTCTGCTAATTCAATTTCTAACTCTTGGAATTCGATTTCCTTACTAAGCGAATTAAACTCTCTGTTATTTCTAACATTTTGTTGCTGCTCAGTATATTTTTTGATTAAAGCTTTAGATTCTTCAATAAGATTTTTCTTAGCGGTAATGTCGTTATTTATTACCTCTAAACTAGCAACTAGTTTATCTAATCTAATGTTTAGTCCAGCAACTTCATCTTCTAAATCACGAACTTCTAATGGAAGTTCTCCACGAACGTTTCTTATTTCGTCTATACGAGAATCGATGAGTTGTAAATCGTATAGAGCTCTCAAGCGATCTTCTACAGTTATTTCTTTCTTTTTAGCCATACATTAAAAATACTTAACAGGATTGGTGTTTGTGTTTGATAAAACGATTGCAAAATTAGTGATTTTTTTTGTAAGATATGCTACTAAAAGATTTTTTGTGTATTGTTCGCTTTCATAATGTCCTATATCTGCCAAAATTATGTTATTTTCTGCCATAAAAAAATCGTGGTATTTTAAATCGGCTGTCACAAAGGCATCAGCACCAGCGGCTTGTGCTGCTTGAATTGCAAAACTTCCAGATCCACCCAAAACAGCTACTTTTTTAATAGACTTGTTTATTAATGCGGAGTGCCGAATACATTCGGTATTCATTTTAGCTTTTAAATGTTCTAAAAAACACGGGCCATCCATGGGGTTTTCTAATTCACCAAGCATCCCCATACCAATATGTTGGTTTTTATTTTCTAAAGTTGTTATTTCGTAAGCAACTTCTTCGTAACTGTGCGTCTTAAAAAGGGTTTTAAGTATTTTAGATTCTAAATGTTTGGCATAGGTGATGGTTATTTTGGTCTCGGCTTCGGTGTGTAATATTTCTTTTTCACCAACGACAGGATTAGAGTTCGCGTTCCCTTTAAAAGTGCCAAAGCCATCTACATTAAAACTACAATTGTCGTAATTGCCAATATTCCCAGCACCAGCATTAAACAAAGCGGTTCTTAATTGTTGGGCTTCTTGTTTTGGCACGTAAGTGGTTAACTTTTTTATAGTGTTGCTTTGGGGTATTAAAACTCGTTTGTTAACGAGTTTTAATTGGTCGCAAATCATATGGTTTACGCCTTGCCAAGCATTATCTAAAGCAGTGTGTATGGCGTAAATGGCAATGTCGTTTTTTATAGCTTTTAATACCACGCGCTCCACATAATTCTTGCCTGTGATTTTTTTTAGGCCCTTAAAAATAATAGGGTGGAAGCTCACAATAAGATTACATTTTTTATCTATAGCCTCGTCTACAACGGTTTCGAGTGTGTCTAAAGTGACTAAAACTCCAGTGATTTTTGCGTTTTTATCGCCTACAAGCAGGCCTACGTTATCAAAATCTTCAGCGTAAGCCAAAGGTGCAAGTGCTTCTAAATGATTTATAACGTCTTGAACTATCATATTTATTTTATGGTATTGATTTAAAACAAATATAAATATTATATTTTCGTGGCTGTGAAGCTAATTAGAAAAATATTATTCCCAGTTGTCCCAATTTACTACGTGGTAACTTGGTTGCGAAATAAATTGTATGATCTGGGAATTAAAAAATCCGTTTCATACGATTTCCCTGTGATATGTGTTGGTAATTTAAGCGTTGGTGGCACCGGTAAAACACCAATGATTGAATATTTAATTAACTTGCTTAAAGATGATTTTAAAGTGGCCACTTTAAGTAGGGGGTATAAGCGAAAAACTTCTGGATTTCAGTTGGCCGGTGGGTTATCGGATGCTGACACTCTTGGAGATGAGCCTTTTCAATTTTACAATAAATTTAAAAATGATATTTTGGTGGCTGTTGATTCTGATAGAAATAACGGTATTAGAAACCTTAGAAATTTAGAGGGTAAGCCTAATGTTATTTTACTCGACGACGCTTTTCAACATCGCAAGGTTAAAGCGCGTTTCAATATATTATTAACAACTTACAGCAGTATTTATACTGACGACATGGTTTTGCCTACTGGTAATTTAAGAGAACCCAAAAGTGGTGCAAAACGTGCCGATGTTATTGTGGTGACAAAATGCCCTTATAATTTAGAAGTAAACACTCAAAACGAAATTATAAAGAAGATTAAACCTGAAAATGATCAGCACGTATTCTTTAGCCATATTACTTATTCTAATGCGGTGTTTTCTAGTAATACCTCAATAGAATTAAAAACTTTGCCAAATTTTACTTTAGTTACCGGAATTGCAAATGCAAAGCCTTTAGTTGATTTTTTAGCGACTTATAATTTAAATTTTAATCATTTGAATTATAGTGATCATCATGACTTCTCGCAGCAAGATATTCTTGAATTGCAAAAGCATGAATTAATTATTACTACCGAAAAAGACTATATGCGCTTGAAAAAATACGACATTTTAAGACCAAAGTTATACTATTTGCCCATAACAATTGGTTTAAATGATACTCAGGTGTTTAATAAGTTAATTAAAGATGTGGTTACACCAATTTAGTGTTGCTGTTCTGTAAAGCTAAAGCGTTATAAAGCTTTTTTTCGAATTCTTCTTGCTTGAAGGGTTTGGGTATAATATCTGTAAAACCCGCATTTTTAAATTCAACCATTCTATCTTCTATAGTTACGGCTGTTAATGCAATAATAATGATATCGTTATTAAATTCTCTAATTAATTTGGTGGCTTCGATACCGCTTATACCTGGCATATGAATATCCATTAAAACAACTTTATAATGGTTTGTTTTTACTAGTTTCACGGCTTCCTTACCATTGTCAATTACATCACAGTCCAGATTCAATTTGCTTAAAATCTTCTTGGTAATCATTTGGTTTATTTTGTTGTCTTCAACAATTAAAATTTTTACACCAGTAAGATCTAGCTTTTCGACATCTTTGCTAAAATAAGTGGGTGCTTTTTCTGGAACCTCCATTTTGGTTGTATATTCCATTGGTATTTCACAATAAAAAATGGTGCCTTTGCCTAACTCACTTTTTAAATAAATTTTACCTTTTAAAAGATTTACTAGGCCTTTTACTATATAAAGCCCTAAGCCTGTACCGCCGTACATTCTATTAATTTGTACAGAACCTTGTGCAAAGCTATCAAACAAATTATTTTGCTTTTCTTGGCTAATACCAATACCATTATCTTCTATTTCAAATCGCAAGGTACAGGTGGTATCGTTTTGGTTAATTTTATAAACTCTAATCCAGATATCCCCATTTTTTGTAAATTTAATGGCGTTACCTATTAAATTTATGAGTATTTGAGATAATTTTAATTGATCTGCTATAAAATTTTCAGATAATTTCGAGTCGTATTCGAGATGAATTTGACTGTTGTTCTCTAAAGCGGAATTGTTTAAAGCTAAAATAATGTTGTTTATTTTATCTTTTAAATTAAAAACTTCTTTCTCAAACTCAACTTTATTGGCTTCAATTTTATTAATTTGAAGAATATCATTAATAAAGGTAAGCAAGTAATCGCCTGAAAACTTGAGTGATTTTAAATGCGGAATTTGCTCTGGTTTTGGATTCTCTTCTAAAAGCAGATTACTTAAACCTGTTACGGCGTACAGCGGAGTTCTTAATTCGTGAGTTATTGTTGATAAAAAATTAGTTTTTGTTTTAGTCGCTAATTCTGCTTTTTCTTTGGCTGTGACTAATTCTTTGTTTTTTACTTGAAGTACATTATTTGTTTTTATGCGAATGTTGTTGTTTCTATAAAGCGATAGGGTTAGCAAAGAAAGCATAATAATTAAAGCAACACTTAGTATAGATATAAAGGTGTTTAACTCGTTTTTGTTTTCAGCTTTTTTTAACTCTTCAGCCTGCTTTCTGTTTTCTTCTATTTTACTATTAATAAAAGATTCTACCTTTTGGTCGTAATATAGTTTTTCGTGATTTATAGACCTCAACGAATCAGATAGTTTAATATGTTCTTTTAAGTAGGCGTTGGAGGCTTTATAATTACCAATATTATTATTAATTTCACTCAGGTTTAAATAGGCGCCGTTTAAGATACGGGCATAATTATTTTCTTTAGCAATTTTGATACCTTCTTGAGTGAATTCCAGAGCTTTTTTATTATCACCTAAAAGACTGTAAATTTGACCTTGTCTTACTAGCGCATCACTTTTAGTTTTAAAATAACCGTTCTCTCTTGCCAATAAAATGGCTTGCTCGTTGGTTGCTTTAGCTTTTTCTAAATCGTTTAATTTTAAATGTATTTTAACTTCAGAAAGTAAAACTAGCCCTAAACATTCGTTTAAATTTTCGTTTTGGAATATGGACTTAGCGTGGTTGTATTTATCTAAAGCTTTGGAAAATTCTTTGTTTTCAGAATATATATGTCCAAAAATTTTATAAGATTTTCCAAGATTTTCATAATCGGAGATCGATTCTTGTATTTTTATAGCTCTATTAATTGATGTGATAGCACTATCTTCTTGTTGTACAATAAGTTTTAATTTGGCCTTTAGGGCATAGAGGACACCTTCCTTTTTCTTATTGTCTGCATCGACTGCAATTTTTATTGCTTTTATAAGTTGTTGTTTGGCTTCGTAATAATTGTGCTTATTTATATTAAGCTGGGCTTGTTCAATATAATAATCAATATTAGCATCAACAAGTGCGCGGTCTTTTCCGGCCGTTCTTTGTGATGACACAAGGGTAGTAAACAACAAAAAAATTATAAAGATGTATTTTTTCGATATTCTCATCTTTAAGTTTGAAATTATCACTAAATATAAGTATTTTATGTATAAAATTTAATTTTTATCAGATAATTTGCGAATTAAGTCAATTATACGCTGAGAATATCCTGTTTCGTTATCGTACCATCCTATTATTTTAACCATATTACCAATAACCGAGGTCATTTGAGAGTCGAAGATACAAGAGTGTCTGTTTCCAACAATATCTATAGAAACGATGGGGTCTTCAGTGTATTCTATAATGTCTTTATATTGATTTTGTGAAGCCTGTTTAAAAGCGTCGTTTACTTGTTTAATGGTAATTTCTCTTTTTACATTAAATGTAATATCTGTTAGTGATCCATTTATAACAGGAACTCGAATTCCGCAGCCTCCAATGGTTTGGGCAAGTTCTGGAAAAATCTTTGTAAGTGCTTTTGCTGCCCCCGTCGTTGTTGGGACGATAGACTGGGATGCTGCTCGTGCTCTACGCAAATCGCGATGGGGCTGATCGTGTAAACTTTGATCTGTTGTATAAGAATGTACAGTTGTAATATAAGCTTGATTTATACCGCATAATTTATTGATCACATCAATCATTGGAGCCGCATTGTTTGTGGTACATGAAGCGTTAGAGATTATGGTTTCGGTACCATCAAGAATCGTGTCGTTTACACCAATAACAATAGTTTTGATGTCGTCTTCAATTGGGGGAACACTTAAAATTACACGTTTTGCACCGTTAATAATATGGTGTTTTAAATCGTTTCTTGTTTTAAATTTACCAGAGGCTTCAATTACAAAATCAATCTTAAAGGGATTCCAATCGATGTTTTTAGGATGGTTTATATGTAAAAGAGGAATCTCTTTTTTATTTACAATAATACCGTTTTCATTATGAGAAACACTTCCGTTAAAAACTCCATGGACACTGTCATATTTAAGTAAATGACCTAAGGTTTTATTGTCTGCTAAATCGTTTATTACGACAATTTCTATGTTTTTGTGGTCTTGTAAAAGTCTAAAAACACGTCTGCCAATTCTTCCAAATCCATTAATGGCAACTCTAATCATATTTAAAGTATGTGTTTTTGAGCCCTATATGATGAGCGCACTAAAGCACTACTTTCTACATGGCGAAATCCTAATTCTAAACCAATATCTTCAAACTCTTTAAACTCTTCAGGATTGTAAAATTTATTTACAGGGAGATGTTTTTTACTGGGCTGAAGGTATTGACCAATAGTCACAACATCCACATTATGTGCTTTTAAATCGTGAAGGGTCTCAATGACTTCCGCTTTAGTTTCTCCTAAACCTAACATAATACCTGACTTCGTTCTGCGTTGCCCTTGCGATTTTAAATATTTTAATACACCTAAACTTTTTTCGTATTTAGCTTGTATACGCACTGCTCTGGTTAAGCGTTTTACGGTTTCTATATTGTGAGAAACAACTTCTGGAGCGACATCTATAATTCTATCCAAATGGCGCTCTACACCTTGAAAATCTGGAATTAGGGTTTCAAGGGTTATTTCAGGATTCATTCGCCTAACGGCTTTAACGGTTTCTGCCCACATGATACTTCCCATATCTTTTAAGTCGTCTCTATCTACACTGGTTAAAACGGCGTGTTTAATTTTCATTAATTTTATAGAGCGGGCTACTTTTTCTGGTTCGTCCCAATCTACTGTTTCTGGACGTCCTGTTTTAACCCCGCAAAACCCACAAGAGCGTGTGCAAATATTACCTAAAATCATAAAGGTAGCCGTACCTTCTCCCCAGCATTCGCCCATATTCGGACAGCTTCCAGAGGTGCAAATAGTATTTAGTTTGTATTTGTCTACCAAGCCTCTAAGCTCAGTATATTTTTTTCCTGTTGGTAATTTAACGCGTAGCCATTTTGGTTTGGCTTGTCTTTCTGGTAGTATATTTGAAGTCGTATCTGTGTTCATTTAATATAAAATTTCAGAGGGTAAAGATACAAAGTATTCTATTAAATTAGTTTATAAAATATGTAGAAACCCAGGGCTATAGTTTGGGTTAAACCAATGGCCAATATATTTGATTTTATGCTGATGAATATAACCTGTTAAATATGTTCCTTTTTTATAATCGTACTAATCTAAATTCGACAAATGAAAATGCCAACAAAGTTTTGGTTTTCAAGGATATATATGAGGGGTTAATCGTTACTTTTGTTAATTATTTCTGCCAATAATTTTTTGGCTCGCAACAACTTAACTTTTACATTATTTATAGGTTCTTTAAGTTCTGCAGAAATTTCTTTGTAACTCAATTCTTGAAAATATCTTAAGTTTATAACTTCTTGATAATGCGGTTTTAGCTTTTTTATATCACGGAGTAATTTGGCTAAATGTTGCTCTGTAATTAGTTTGTCGGCTGGGGAAGGCGATTCGTCTACAACCTGAAAGGCATCGCCATTATCTCTAGAAATAACCTGAGAAATAGAACGTTTTTTCTTGCGAATCAAATCGATATGTATGTTTTTAGAAATGGCAATTAACCAGGTTTTAAAATTATAGGACTCATCAAAAGTATCAATTTTATCAAAAGCTTTAGAAAAGGTTTGAATGGTGATATCTTCAGCATCATTTTCGTTCTCTACACGTTTTAATTGAAAACCATAAACACTATCCCAAAACCTATCCAATAGATAATTGAATGCTTTTTGGTCGTTTTGTTTAGCTTGTTTTATAGCGTCTTGTATTTTCAAGGTTTAGATTTTGAAGTAAGATTGGTTATAAAGATAGTTAATTGGGTTTTAATATGAAAGAGCTCTAAAGAATAGCACAAAACAGTACGTGCTAATTAAATGCAATTTTAAAAATCAGTTAATTTTACAACATTCCAGACAGAAAGCATATTTTTAAAATTTCGACATCGGTCTTTACCATAGGTTGGATTTTTTGATGTTAAACAGAAAATTGGTTTCATATAATATGCCAAATAACTGAAAGCGAAATTACAACAATACAGATGTTGTATAAAGTTGAGATTAACCGTAAATAACTAAGAGTGTTGAGCGTCGTTACAGTTTTTGTATTGATCTGGTGTTTTGCCACAAAAACCACAAGACTCTCCTTCTTTGTTTAGCATGGGGTTCTGACTGGCACAGGTTCCAGCAAACTTACCATCTTTTTTTGCCCAAATTTTTATAGCAATTCCAGCAACTCCAAGACCAAGTATAATTAAAGTTATTAAAAGTAGTTTCATTTCGAAAATTTAAGTTATACAAAGATAATGCTTTTAACTTTAGTTTTAAAAGCGTTTAACACATCGAATATTTCTAAATACACCTATAATGCTCTTTATTATACCAATTTAGTTTTGAAATGTCGTATTATTAATTTGAATTATTTTTTGTTCAGATGATATAGAAATCGCAGATTCACGAACTCATTATTTTACTATAATATGGGCGTGAGCTAAAATCAAAGCATAGCCTGAGTTATGGTTTTATTTTATACCGAAATATGGGCGAAAAAGAACTGCGAAGCACATCACGAACACCTATTTATAACATAGAAAAATGTGAGTAAACGAATTATATGTGGCATGACATGGCTAATTTGGTATAAGCCCATATATAAAAGCAAAAAACGTTGTTTTAGTATTTTCTAAAACAACGTTTTTAATTCAGTTACTATGATTTCAATATTAATGCAATGTAATATCTGCTACGGCATTATCTAAAGATGCTGTATTGTCTGTGCTTCCTCCTTTAGGCTCAATAGTTATTTTTAGAGCTAAAGCGTCTTCTGTGTAAGGCAATGATTTAAGCTGTCTGTCGGTTTCACTTAAAATACCTAAACTAACCATTTTTCCTTGTAACTCTGCCCAAATTTGGTAGCATTGTTCT
Encoded here:
- a CDS encoding RNA polymerase sigma factor produces the protein MKIQDAIKQAKQNDQKAFNYLLDRFWDSVYGFQLKRVENENDAEDITIQTFSKAFDKIDTFDESYNFKTWLIAISKNIHIDLIRKKKRSISQVISRDNGDAFQVVDESPSPADKLITEQHLAKLLRDIKKLKPHYQEVINLRYFQELSYKEISAELKEPINNVKVKLLRAKKLLAEIINKSND
- a CDS encoding membrane or secreted protein; amino-acid sequence: MKLLLITLIILGLGVAGIAIKIWAKKDGKFAGTCASQNPMLNKEGESCGFCGKTPDQYKNCNDAQHS